The following proteins are co-located in the Pseudomonas fluorescens genome:
- a CDS encoding class I SAM-dependent rRNA methyltransferase, protein MTPLNQALRAALDHRQDLINELHAQGTDCYRLFHGSQEGAGGLTIDRYGPQLLVQSFHQSLHTEELLDLYQQVNQFMGLELQLVYNDRSRGNSRIDREDTVYRAEPAALEDKVGHEWGLNYRVRGRHAGQDPLLFLDLRNTRGWVKHHSAGKSVLNLFAYTCGVGLSAAAGGAREVCNLDFAEGNLAVGRENGLLNPHLPTMDFVQSDYFPAIRQLAGLPITQRRGQKLPSYPRLEQRQYDLVLLDPPAWAKSAFGTVDLLRDYQSLLKPALLATADNGVLICCNNLAKVSMDDWREQVLRCAEKAGRPVRDWQIITPGTDFPSQDQQPPLKTLMLQL, encoded by the coding sequence ATGACTCCCTTGAATCAGGCGCTGCGCGCCGCCCTCGACCACCGCCAAGACCTGATCAACGAGCTGCATGCCCAGGGCACCGACTGCTACCGGCTGTTCCATGGCAGCCAGGAAGGCGCCGGTGGCCTGACCATCGACCGTTATGGCCCGCAACTGCTGGTGCAAAGCTTCCATCAGTCCCTGCACACCGAGGAACTGCTGGACCTGTACCAACAGGTCAATCAGTTCATGGGCCTGGAATTGCAGCTGGTGTACAACGACCGTTCCCGCGGCAACTCGCGAATCGACCGCGAAGACACGGTATACCGCGCCGAACCCGCGGCCCTGGAAGACAAGGTCGGTCACGAATGGGGACTCAATTACCGTGTACGTGGGCGCCACGCCGGGCAGGACCCGTTGCTGTTCCTGGATTTGCGCAACACCCGTGGTTGGGTCAAGCACCACAGCGCCGGCAAAAGCGTACTCAACCTGTTCGCCTACACCTGTGGCGTAGGCTTGAGCGCAGCAGCCGGTGGCGCACGCGAGGTGTGCAACCTGGACTTCGCCGAGGGCAACCTGGCGGTCGGTCGCGAAAACGGCTTGCTCAACCCGCACTTGCCGACCATGGACTTTGTGCAGTCCGACTACTTCCCGGCAATTCGCCAACTGGCGGGTTTGCCGATCACCCAGCGGCGTGGCCAAAAGCTGCCGAGCTATCCGCGCCTTGAGCAACGCCAATATGACCTGGTACTGCTCGACCCTCCGGCCTGGGCCAAGAGCGCATTCGGCACCGTTGACCTGTTGCGCGACTACCAGAGCCTGCTCAAACCCGCGTTGCTGGCAACCGCCGACAATGGCGTGCTGATCTGCTGCAACAACCTCGCAAAAGTCAGCATGGATGACTGGCGTGAACAGGTGCTGCGTTGCGCCGAAAAAGCCGGCCGCCCGGTACGCGACTGGCAAATCATCACGCCGGGGACGGACTTCCCGTCCCAGGACCAGCAGCCGCCCCTGAAAACACTGATGCTGCAGCTGTAA
- the pnp gene encoding polyribonucleotide nucleotidyltransferase gives MNPVIKKFQFGQSTVTLETGRIARQASGAVLVTVDDDVTVLVTVVGAKHADPSKGFFPLSVHYQEKTYAAGKIPGGFFKREGRPSEKETLTSRLIDRPIRPLFPEGFMNEVQVVCTVVSTSKKTDPDIAAMIGTSAALAISGIPFDGPIGAARVAFHESTGYLLNPTYEQQKASSLDMVVAGTSEAVLMVESEAKELTEDQMLGAVLFAHDEFQVVINAVKELAAEAAKPTWTWAPQAEATELLGAIRSEFGAAISDAYTITVKADRYARLGELKDQVVAKLSGEEGQPSSSDVKAAFGEIEYRTVRENIVNGKPRIDGRDTRTVRPLNIEVGVLPKTHGSALFTRGETQALVVATLGTARDAQLLDTLEGEKKDPFMLHYNFPPFSVGECGRMGGAGRREIGHGRLARRSIAAMLPAADVFPYTIRVVSEITESNGSSSMASVCGASLALMDAGVPMKAPVAGIAMGLVKEGEKFAILTDILGDEDHLGDMDFKVAGTAKGVTALQMDIKIKGITEEIMEIALGQALEARLNILGQMNQIIGQSRTELSENAPTMIAMKIDTDKIRDVIGKGGATIRAICEETKASIDIEDDGSIKIFGETKEAAEAARQRVLGITAEAEIGKIYVGKVERIVDFGAFVNILPGKDGLVHISMLSDARVEKVTDILKEGQEVEVLVLDVDNRGRIKLSIKDVAAAKASGV, from the coding sequence GTGAACCCGGTTATCAAAAAATTCCAGTTCGGTCAGTCGACCGTTACCCTCGAGACAGGCCGTATCGCCCGTCAAGCTTCCGGCGCAGTGCTGGTCACCGTTGATGACGACGTTACCGTACTGGTGACTGTTGTTGGCGCCAAGCACGCGGACCCAAGCAAGGGCTTCTTCCCTCTGTCCGTTCACTACCAGGAAAAGACTTACGCTGCCGGTAAGATCCCTGGCGGTTTCTTCAAGCGCGAAGGCCGTCCTTCCGAGAAAGAAACCCTGACTTCCCGACTGATCGACCGTCCGATCCGTCCGCTGTTCCCAGAAGGCTTCATGAACGAAGTGCAGGTTGTCTGCACCGTCGTTTCCACCAGCAAGAAGACCGATCCGGACATCGCTGCGATGATCGGTACCTCGGCTGCCCTGGCCATTTCCGGTATTCCTTTCGATGGTCCAATCGGCGCTGCCCGTGTTGCGTTCCACGAAAGCACCGGCTACCTGCTGAACCCGACTTACGAACAACAGAAAGCTTCGAGCCTGGACATGGTCGTTGCCGGTACTTCGGAAGCTGTGTTGATGGTTGAATCGGAAGCCAAAGAGCTGACCGAAGACCAGATGCTGGGCGCGGTACTGTTTGCTCACGACGAGTTCCAGGTTGTAATCAACGCTGTTAAAGAACTCGCTGCTGAAGCCGCCAAGCCAACCTGGACCTGGGCTCCACAAGCTGAAGCGACTGAACTGCTGGGCGCTATCCGCTCCGAGTTCGGCGCAGCGATCTCCGATGCCTACACCATCACCGTCAAGGCCGACCGTTATGCTCGCCTGGGCGAGCTGAAGGATCAGGTTGTGGCCAAGCTGTCCGGTGAAGAAGGCCAGCCTTCCTCCAGCGACGTCAAAGCTGCATTCGGTGAAATCGAATACCGCACCGTTCGCGAAAACATCGTTAACGGCAAGCCACGTATCGACGGCCGCGACACCCGCACCGTACGTCCGCTGAACATCGAAGTGGGTGTTCTGCCGAAGACTCACGGTTCGGCGCTCTTCACCCGCGGTGAAACTCAGGCTCTGGTCGTCGCAACCCTGGGTACTGCCCGTGACGCACAGTTGCTGGACACCCTGGAAGGCGAGAAAAAAGACCCGTTCATGCTGCACTACAACTTCCCTCCGTTCTCGGTTGGTGAGTGTGGTCGCATGGGTGGTGCTGGTCGTCGCGAAATCGGTCACGGCCGTCTGGCTCGTCGTTCGATTGCAGCCATGCTGCCTGCTGCTGACGTGTTCCCTTACACCATCCGTGTTGTGTCGGAAATCACTGAGTCCAACGGCTCCAGCTCCATGGCTTCGGTCTGCGGTGCTTCCCTGGCGTTGATGGATGCTGGTGTCCCGATGAAGGCACCGGTTGCCGGTATCGCCATGGGTCTGGTTAAAGAAGGCGAGAAGTTCGCCATCCTGACCGACATCCTGGGTGACGAAGACCACCTGGGCGACATGGACTTCAAAGTAGCCGGTACCGCCAAAGGTGTTACCGCGCTGCAGATGGACATCAAGATCAAGGGCATCACCGAAGAAATCATGGAAATCGCTCTGGGCCAAGCCCTGGAAGCGCGCCTGAACATCCTCGGTCAGATGAACCAGATCATTGGTCAGTCCCGTACCGAACTGTCGGAAAATGCTCCGACCATGATCGCGATGAAAATCGACACCGACAAAATCCGTGATGTTATCGGTAAAGGCGGCGCGACCATTCGTGCGATCTGTGAAGAGACCAAGGCTTCGATCGACATCGAAGACGACGGCTCGATCAAGATCTTCGGCGAAACCAAGGAAGCTGCAGAAGCTGCACGTCAGCGCGTTCTGGGTATCACCGCTGAGGCCGAGATCGGCAAGATCTACGTCGGTAAAGTTGAGCGCATCGTCGACTTCGGCGCATTCGTCAACATCCTGCCGGGCAAAGACGGTCTGGTTCACATCTCCATGCTGAGCGACGCTCGTGTTGAGAAAGTGACCGACATTCTGAAAGAAGGCCAGGAAGTGGAAGTGTTGGTACTGGACGTGGATAACCGCGGCCGTATCAAGCTGTCCATCAAGGACGTAGCAGCAGCCAAGGCTTCGGGCGTTTAA
- a CDS encoding DUF748 domain-containing protein, which produces MPKGLIRAIGALLTALALYSLLGFLILPGIALRVANQQLANYATVPARIERIELNPFSLELTLWGLKIGEPGKEQVGFERLYANLQIDSLWTRALHLADVQLDQPKTELLFDKSGQLNLAQLFKLPPSEPTPADPNAKPFPLRIDSIKLAGGYVHFKDLRPSEPIEFLYNKLDFELKNLSTLPEDNADMTLVAAGPEGGQIDWKGNFSLVPITSEGTLKVTDGKMKAWWPYVRDALPLVLENGVLNFSTHYKFSLAKETELNLTNTSASIAPFAIKAPDGRPLVRLERLDVSDTTVDLAKQQVIVGKIRSNKLETWAAREADGQLDWQKLFASQPSKPAKAPEPATAPATADSPKAAPAAPSKPWQVLLKDVQLRNYQVHLADRQAKPAVALELGPLNVDVQNFDSLNQKPFNLKVDTGLGKQGKIQAVGEVNLSPVSAKLKVNTQDIDLRVAQSYISPFIRLELRSGMLGSNLDVNLKNTDPLAFQVTGSAQVDQLHTLDTLKNRDFVKWQRLMLEGVNYQHGDSLSIDKVNLLQPYARFMINDDRTTNIDDLLIPQPADTGNKTAAKPAASKEKPLGIHIGQVAINDGSANFADFSLTPNFATAIQQLNGKIGTIDSRQAKPASVDINGKVDRYAPVTIKGSVNPFDPMAALDIATSFKRVELTTLTPYSGKFAGFRIRKGRLNLDLHYVITKGQLKAENKVVVEQLQLGEKVDSADAVDLPIRLAIALLKDSDGKISIELPVTGDLNNPQFSVMPIVWQTLRNLVVRAATAPFKFIGGLVSGGGSEDLGNVSFAAGSSELNKDAEGALNTLAKALKERPTLRLEIEGTAAASSDGPFLAAERLEREYQYNYYKILQRRGDKVPAQASLLVVPEKEKAPLLEGIYRTRLKQQPPAEWKDLSSDDRTAKLKDGLIKFWSASDVLLRQLGQDRASTIKDYLVDKGKLEDDRVYFIDANLGQAEKDGRVVTPMHLDAE; this is translated from the coding sequence ATGCCCAAAGGATTGATTCGCGCCATAGGCGCCTTGTTGACTGCCCTTGCTCTGTACAGCTTGCTGGGCTTTTTGATTCTGCCGGGCATCGCCCTTCGTGTAGCCAACCAGCAACTGGCCAATTACGCCACGGTGCCGGCGCGGATCGAACGTATCGAGCTCAACCCGTTCAGCCTGGAGCTGACACTGTGGGGCTTGAAGATCGGCGAACCCGGCAAGGAACAGGTGGGTTTCGAGCGTCTTTACGCCAACCTGCAGATCGACAGTCTCTGGACGCGCGCCCTGCACCTGGCAGACGTACAACTGGACCAGCCCAAGACCGAACTGCTGTTCGATAAGTCCGGCCAACTGAATCTGGCGCAACTGTTCAAGCTGCCGCCGAGTGAGCCGACGCCGGCCGACCCGAATGCCAAACCTTTCCCGCTGCGTATCGACAGCATCAAGCTGGCCGGCGGTTATGTGCACTTCAAGGATCTGCGCCCGAGCGAGCCGATTGAGTTCCTCTACAACAAACTCGACTTCGAGCTGAAAAACCTCAGCACCTTGCCGGAAGACAATGCCGACATGACGCTGGTGGCTGCCGGCCCTGAAGGCGGGCAAATCGACTGGAAAGGCAACTTCAGCCTGGTGCCGATCACTTCCGAAGGCACGCTGAAAGTCACCGACGGTAAAATGAAAGCCTGGTGGCCGTATGTACGAGATGCCCTGCCATTGGTGCTTGAGAACGGTGTGCTGAATTTCAGCACCCACTACAAGTTCAGCCTAGCCAAAGAAACCGAGCTGAACCTGACCAACACGTCCGCCAGCATCGCGCCCTTTGCCATCAAGGCACCGGATGGCCGGCCATTGGTGCGACTGGAGCGCCTGGATGTCAGCGACACCACTGTCGACCTGGCCAAGCAGCAAGTGATTGTCGGCAAGATTCGCAGCAACAAGCTGGAAACCTGGGCGGCCCGCGAAGCCGACGGGCAACTGGATTGGCAAAAGCTGTTTGCCAGCCAACCGAGCAAACCGGCCAAGGCACCGGAACCCGCCACTGCGCCCGCCACTGCCGACTCGCCAAAAGCTGCACCGGCAGCCCCCAGCAAACCCTGGCAAGTGCTGCTCAAAGACGTGCAACTGCGTAACTATCAGGTACACCTGGCTGACCGTCAGGCCAAACCTGCGGTCGCCCTGGAACTGGGCCCGTTGAATGTCGATGTGCAGAACTTCGACAGCCTCAACCAGAAGCCCTTTAACCTGAAAGTCGACACCGGGCTGGGCAAGCAAGGCAAGATCCAGGCGGTCGGCGAGGTCAACCTCAGCCCGGTCAGCGCCAAACTGAAAGTGAATACTCAGGATATCGACCTGCGGGTTGCCCAATCCTATATCAGCCCGTTTATTCGCCTGGAACTGCGCAGCGGCATGTTGGGCAGCAATCTGGATGTGAACCTGAAAAACACGGACCCACTGGCCTTTCAGGTCACCGGCAGTGCCCAGGTCGATCAATTACATACCCTGGACACCCTCAAGAACCGCGACTTCGTCAAATGGCAGCGCCTGATGCTGGAGGGCGTGAACTATCAGCACGGCGATAGCCTGTCGATCGACAAGGTCAACCTGCTGCAGCCTTACGCACGTTTCATGATCAACGATGACCGCACCACCAACATCGATGACTTGCTGATCCCGCAACCGGCCGACACTGGCAACAAGACGGCAGCCAAGCCGGCGGCCAGCAAAGAGAAGCCACTGGGCATTCACATTGGGCAGGTTGCGATCAATGATGGCTCGGCCAACTTCGCCGACTTCAGCCTCACGCCCAACTTTGCCACTGCCATTCAACAACTCAACGGGAAGATTGGCACCATTGACAGCCGCCAGGCCAAACCGGCGAGCGTCGACATCAACGGTAAGGTAGATCGCTACGCCCCGGTGACCATCAAGGGCAGCGTCAACCCATTTGACCCGATGGCGGCGCTGGATATCGCCACCAGCTTCAAACGCGTTGAACTCACGACATTGACGCCGTACTCCGGCAAGTTCGCGGGCTTTCGCATCCGCAAGGGCCGCCTCAACCTCGACCTGCACTATGTCATCACCAAAGGCCAATTGAAGGCCGAAAACAAGGTGGTGGTCGAACAGCTGCAATTGGGTGAGAAGGTCGACAGTGCCGACGCCGTGGACTTGCCGATTCGTCTGGCAATCGCCCTGCTCAAGGACTCTGACGGCAAGATCTCCATCGAACTGCCGGTAACTGGCGACCTGAATAACCCGCAATTCAGCGTGATGCCGATTGTGTGGCAGACCCTGCGCAACCTGGTCGTACGCGCGGCAACGGCGCCGTTCAAGTTTATCGGCGGGCTGGTAAGCGGTGGCGGCTCGGAAGACCTGGGTAATGTGTCGTTCGCCGCCGGTTCCAGTGAGTTGAACAAAGACGCCGAAGGCGCCCTGAATACCCTGGCCAAGGCGCTGAAAGAGCGCCCTACCCTGCGCCTGGAAATCGAAGGCACGGCGGCTGCCAGCAGCGATGGGCCATTCCTGGCCGCAGAACGTCTGGAGCGTGAATACCAGTACAACTACTACAAGATCCTGCAGCGCCGTGGTGACAAGGTTCCAGCCCAGGCCTCGCTGCTGGTTGTACCGGAGAAAGAAAAAGCACCGTTGCTCGAAGGCATCTACCGTACTCGCCTGAAACAACAGCCACCGGCAGAATGGAAGGACCTGAGCAGCGATGATCGCACTGCGAAGCTCAAGGATGGCTTGATCAAGTTCTGGAGCGCCAGTGACGTGCTGCTGCGCCAGTTGGGCCAGGACCGGGCCAGCACCATCAAGGACTACTTGGTGGACAAGGGTAAACTGGAAGATGACCGGGTTTACTTCATTGACGCCAACCTGGGGCAGGCAGAGAAGGATGGTCGTGTGGTAACGCCGATGCATCTGGATGCCGAGTAA
- the acs gene encoding acetate--CoA ligase, translating into MFDISTFPTADAVRRAAQLNQEDYQRLYRQSIEQPEIFWAEQAKRFLHWMTPWHTVQHSDINTGAAQWFAGGQLNVSYNCIDRHLAQRADQPAFIWEGDDPATSSKITYRQLHQNVSRLANVLKSRGVKKGDRVCIYMPMIPEAAYAMLACTRIGAVHSVVFGGFSPDALRDRILDADCRTVITADEGVRGGKPVALKKNVDKALASCPNVSTVVVVERTGADITWVKDRDLKYQQALEAASDDCPPEPMDAEDPLFILYTSGSTGKPKGVLHTTGGYLLQAAMTFKYVLDYRDGEVFWCTADVGWVTGHSYIVYGPLANGATSLIFEGVPSYPSSSRFWQVIDKHNVNIFYTAPTALRALMREGHGPLESTSRASLRLLGSVGEPINPEAWDWYFNAVGEQRCPIVDTWWQTETGGIMLSPLVSAQRIKPGCATQPMFGVQPVLLDEQGKELSGAGSGVLAIKASWPGQIRSIYGDPQRMIDTYFKPYPGYYFTGDGARRDEDGDYWITGRIDDVINVSGHRIGTAEVESALVLHDQVAEAAVVGYPHDVKGQGIYAFVTPMNGVEPNDALKKHLLDLVSQEIGSFAKPELIQWAPALPKTRSGKIMRRILRKIACNELDSLGDTSTLADPSVVDGLIDKRLNR; encoded by the coding sequence ATGTTCGATATCAGCACATTCCCCACCGCCGATGCCGTGCGCCGGGCGGCGCAGCTTAATCAAGAAGACTACCAACGCCTCTATCGCCAATCGATCGAGCAACCCGAGATCTTCTGGGCCGAACAGGCCAAGCGCTTTCTCCACTGGATGACCCCGTGGCATACCGTTCAACACTCGGACATCAACACCGGCGCAGCCCAATGGTTTGCCGGCGGCCAACTGAACGTCAGCTACAACTGCATCGACCGTCACCTGGCGCAACGCGCTGACCAGCCAGCGTTCATCTGGGAAGGCGACGATCCTGCAACGTCTTCCAAAATCACCTACCGCCAACTCCACCAAAACGTCAGCCGCTTGGCCAATGTGCTGAAAAGTCGTGGCGTGAAGAAAGGCGACCGGGTGTGCATCTACATGCCGATGATCCCGGAAGCCGCCTACGCAATGCTCGCCTGCACACGCATTGGCGCCGTGCATTCGGTGGTGTTTGGCGGGTTCTCGCCGGACGCCTTGCGCGATCGCATTCTCGATGCCGACTGCCGCACGGTCATCACCGCTGACGAAGGCGTACGCGGTGGCAAGCCGGTGGCCTTGAAAAAAAATGTCGACAAGGCCCTGGCCAGTTGCCCGAACGTCAGCACGGTAGTCGTGGTGGAGCGCACCGGTGCGGACATTACCTGGGTAAAAGACCGCGACCTCAAGTATCAACAGGCCCTGGAGGCCGCCAGCGACGACTGCCCGCCGGAGCCAATGGACGCCGAAGACCCGCTGTTCATCCTCTACACCTCCGGCAGCACCGGCAAACCCAAGGGCGTGTTGCACACCACGGGCGGCTACCTGCTGCAAGCCGCGATGACCTTCAAGTACGTGCTGGATTATCGCGACGGCGAAGTATTCTGGTGCACCGCCGATGTAGGCTGGGTCACCGGCCACAGCTATATCGTCTACGGCCCGCTGGCCAATGGCGCCACTTCGCTGATATTCGAAGGCGTGCCGAGCTACCCGAGCAGCTCGCGTTTCTGGCAGGTGATCGACAAGCACAACGTCAATATCTTCTACACCGCGCCCACCGCACTGCGCGCCCTGATGCGTGAGGGCCACGGCCCACTGGAGAGCACCTCGCGCGCCAGCCTGCGCCTGTTGGGCAGCGTCGGCGAGCCGATAAACCCGGAAGCCTGGGACTGGTATTTCAACGCCGTGGGCGAGCAGCGTTGCCCGATCGTCGACACCTGGTGGCAGACCGAAACCGGCGGCATCATGCTCAGCCCGCTGGTCAGCGCCCAACGGATCAAACCGGGTTGCGCAACCCAGCCGATGTTTGGCGTACAGCCTGTGTTGCTCGACGAACAAGGCAAGGAATTGAGCGGCGCCGGCAGTGGCGTACTTGCCATCAAAGCCAGTTGGCCTGGGCAAATCCGCAGCATCTACGGCGACCCGCAGCGCATGATCGACACCTATTTCAAACCTTACCCCGGCTACTACTTCACCGGCGACGGCGCACGGCGCGATGAGGACGGTGACTACTGGATCACCGGGCGCATTGATGATGTTATTAACGTGTCCGGCCACCGTATCGGCACCGCCGAAGTGGAAAGCGCGCTGGTGCTGCATGACCAAGTGGCCGAAGCCGCCGTGGTCGGCTACCCCCACGACGTTAAAGGCCAAGGGATTTACGCCTTTGTCACCCCCATGAATGGGGTCGAGCCCAACGACGCGCTGAAAAAGCACCTGCTTGATTTGGTCAGCCAGGAAATCGGCAGCTTTGCCAAGCCGGAACTGATCCAATGGGCACCCGCCTTGCCGAAAACCCGTTCCGGCAAGATCATGCGACGGATTTTGCGCAAAATTGCCTGCAACGAACTGGACAGCCTCGGCGACACCTCAACCCTGGCTGACCCCAGTGTCGTAGACGGTCTGATCGACAAACGCCTGAATCGATAG
- the truB gene encoding tRNA pseudouridine(55) synthase TruB, which yields MAQVKRIRRNVSGIILLDKPIGFTSNAALQKVRWLLNAEKAGHTGSLDPLATGVLPLCFGEATKFSQYLLDSDKGYETLMQLGKTTTTADAEGDVLQVRDVTVGRADIEAALPGFRGQISQIPPMYSALKRDGQPLYKLARAGEVVEREPRSVTIARLELLACEGDTARLAVDCSKGTYIRTLVEDIGEQLGCGAYVAELRRTQAGPFSLAQTVTLEELEAVHAEGGNEAVDRFLMPSDSGLLDWPLLHFSEHSAFYWLNGQPVRAPDAPKFGMVRVQDHNGRFIGIGEVSEDGRIAPRRLIRSE from the coding sequence GTGGCTCAGGTCAAACGTATCCGTCGCAACGTCAGCGGCATCATTCTGCTCGACAAGCCCATTGGCTTTACCTCCAATGCCGCTTTGCAGAAGGTTCGCTGGTTGCTCAACGCCGAGAAGGCCGGGCATACCGGCAGCCTCGATCCCTTGGCCACCGGCGTATTGCCGTTGTGCTTTGGTGAGGCCACCAAGTTCTCGCAATACCTGCTCGATTCCGACAAGGGTTACGAAACCCTGATGCAACTGGGCAAGACCACCACCACGGCCGATGCCGAGGGTGATGTTTTGCAGGTTCGCGACGTGACCGTTGGTCGTGCTGATATTGAAGCTGCTTTACCCGGTTTTCGTGGGCAAATCAGTCAGATACCCCCGATGTACTCGGCGCTCAAGCGTGATGGGCAGCCTCTTTACAAGCTGGCACGTGCGGGCGAAGTAGTGGAGCGCGAACCGCGTTCTGTTACTATTGCCCGCTTGGAATTGCTCGCCTGTGAGGGCGACACTGCCCGCTTGGCCGTGGATTGCAGCAAAGGCACCTATATCCGTACCCTGGTGGAAGATATTGGTGAACAGCTCGGTTGCGGCGCGTACGTTGCAGAGCTGCGACGCACGCAGGCAGGGCCTTTCAGCCTTGCCCAGACGGTCACGCTGGAAGAGTTGGAAGCGGTACATGCCGAAGGCGGCAATGAAGCAGTTGATCGCTTCCTGATGCCATCGGACAGCGGTTTGCTGGACTGGCCATTGCTGCACTTCTCGGAGCACAGCGCGTTCTACTGGCTAAACGGCCAGCCGGTACGCGCTCCGGACGCTCCGAAGTTCGGTATGGTGCGGGTACAAGATCATAACGGTCGCTTTATCGGTATCGGTGAAGTGAGCGAAGACGGGCGCATCGCGCCACGTCGACTAATTCGGTCAGAATGA
- the rpsO gene encoding 30S ribosomal protein S15 — protein sequence MALDVQEKAQIVADYQQAVGDTGSPEVQVALLTHNINKLQGHFKANGKDHHSRRGLIRMVNQRRKLLDYLKGKDLGRYQTLIGRLGLRR from the coding sequence ATGGCTCTCGACGTTCAAGAAAAAGCACAAATCGTTGCTGACTATCAGCAAGCTGTTGGTGACACTGGTTCGCCAGAAGTGCAAGTTGCACTGCTGACCCACAACATCAACAAGCTGCAAGGTCACTTCAAGGCCAACGGTAAAGATCACCACTCCCGTCGTGGTCTGATCCGCATGGTAAACCAGCGCCGTAAGCTGCTGGACTACCTGAAAGGCAAGGATCTGGGTCGTTATCAGACTCTGATCGGTCGCCTGGGTCTGCGTCGCTAA
- a CDS encoding oxygenase MpaB family protein has protein sequence MEFIRSRIETQLMSLTGLSLGQLDLENPKGDPGLFGPDSVSWQVHGDFSSMLIGGISALMLQALHPLALAGVWDHSNFRQDMLGRLRRTSQFISGTTFGSRKDAEWLIEKVRTIHLQVVGHAPDGRAYAASDPELLTWVHVAEVSNFLAAHLRYRNPHLSGRDQDRYYCEIALVAERLGARHVPRSRQEISDYLARIRPQLLCDERSREVLRLLVNAPAPSTLAKPFGSLMMQAGIDLLPDWASTMLEQHQSPLQRQMIRAGVKRSAPLLRWAMRNGSVQRAHRRMGLM, from the coding sequence ATGGAATTTATCCGCAGCCGCATCGAAACCCAGCTGATGAGCCTCACCGGTCTGTCACTGGGCCAGTTGGACCTGGAAAACCCCAAGGGCGACCCAGGCCTGTTCGGACCGGACTCGGTCAGTTGGCAAGTCCATGGCGACTTCAGCAGCATGCTCATCGGCGGCATCAGCGCGTTGATGCTGCAAGCCTTGCACCCGCTGGCCCTGGCCGGTGTGTGGGACCACTCCAACTTTCGCCAGGACATGCTCGGACGCTTGCGGCGGACCTCACAGTTTATTTCCGGCACCACGTTCGGTTCGCGCAAGGACGCCGAATGGCTGATTGAGAAAGTGCGCACCATCCACCTGCAAGTGGTCGGGCACGCCCCGGACGGCCGAGCCTATGCGGCCAGCGACCCAGAGCTGCTGACCTGGGTGCATGTGGCGGAAGTCAGCAACTTCCTCGCGGCGCACCTGCGTTATCGAAACCCGCACCTCAGCGGGCGGGATCAGGATCGCTACTACTGCGAAATCGCTCTGGTCGCCGAAAGGCTTGGCGCGCGACATGTTCCGCGCTCACGGCAGGAAATTTCGGATTATCTGGCGCGCATTCGTCCGCAATTGCTGTGCGACGAGCGTAGCCGCGAAGTGCTGCGCCTATTGGTCAATGCACCCGCCCCCAGCACATTGGCCAAACCCTTTGGCAGTTTGATGATGCAAGCAGGGATCGACCTGCTGCCGGACTGGGCCAGCACGATGCTCGAACAACACCAGAGCCCGCTGCAACGCCAGATGATCCGCGCCGGGGTCAAGCGCAGCGCGCCGTTGCTGCGTTGGGCGATGCGCAATGGTTCGGTACAACGCGCCCATCGGCGGATGGGGTTGATGTAG
- a CDS encoding BON domain-containing protein, whose product MKKFALATATALTLAMGANVAFAQTSQAPMTLAAGEMTKAKESTSDTWITTKVKADLLTEKGIPGSDIKVETNKGVVSLSSTVAISDAQKATAVAITKKIKGVTAVSADGLMAGGATKADNVDKTKSAAAGAKETTSDTWITTKVKADLVTEKGIPGTDIKVETNKGVVSLSSSAAVTEAQKTTAVNIAKQIKGVKAVSADGLKAE is encoded by the coding sequence ATGAAGAAGTTCGCTCTCGCTACTGCTACCGCTCTGACCCTGGCCATGGGTGCTAACGTGGCCTTTGCTCAGACTTCCCAAGCGCCAATGACCCTGGCCGCTGGCGAAATGACCAAAGCCAAAGAGTCCACCTCGGACACTTGGATCACCACCAAAGTCAAAGCCGATCTGCTGACTGAAAAAGGTATTCCTGGCTCGGACATCAAGGTAGAAACCAACAAAGGTGTGGTTTCCCTGTCCTCGACAGTCGCCATTTCTGATGCTCAGAAAGCCACTGCTGTAGCGATCACCAAGAAAATCAAAGGCGTTACTGCCGTGTCCGCTGACGGCCTGATGGCGGGTGGCGCGACTAAAGCAGATAACGTCGACAAAACCAAAAGCGCCGCTGCTGGCGCAAAAGAGACCACCTCGGACACCTGGATCACCACCAAAGTGAAAGCTGACCTGGTTACCGAGAAAGGCATTCCTGGCACCGACATCAAAGTCGAAACCAATAAGGGTGTAGTGTCCCTGTCTTCGTCGGCCGCAGTGACTGAAGCTCAGAAAACCACCGCAGTGAATATCGCCAAGCAAATCAAAGGCGTTAAAGCTGTATCGGCTGATGGCCTGAAAGCAGAGTAA